From Syntrophorhabdales bacterium:
GCATAGATTCCGGTCTCTTGAGTACCTGACCCTCCTGCACAAAACCGCGATACGAGCTCACGTAGCAGAACCCCGCATGCCTCCCTCTGAATATACCGCACTGCACGCACATCTTCCCCGAAAATGGACAAACCATTTTCGCCGTTGCCATACTTCCTCCTTGATTAAATTCAAAAGAGTGTTCTAGAGATCAACGTGGGATCATTCCCAAGTTCCCCGTCGTTTCGCCGGACCTGGGTGAAAGCACTGCAGTTAAAACGAATGAACGCGGCATGTCCTGTAAAACCCGGGAACTTCTCTCCAGCTGTTCACTGTTGTAGATTCAAGCCTTACTCTAAAACGAAAAAGACCCTTTTGTCAAGCTAATTCAAGCACAATACCAATATCTAACGTAAGAAAATTGTTCATTAAGCTGAACGAGCATCTGCGTGGGGTCAGTCTTTGCCGGTCTGGAGGCTCAAACTCGCATTTTCCCGCATGCGACGGAGAAAGATATCTTTTTTATCCGAGGGAACATAGAGGTAATAGAAGCCTTTTGGCAGCATATACTTTCGGAGGTGAAGGTTCAATTCACGAAAGGTCTTGTAGGACATATCCATTGCCTGTGCGATTTGCGCCGTGTGAACGTCCCGTTTTACCTCAATGACATATTCGGTCACTGCGAAGGGTTTGTAAAAATCCTTTTGATCGAAGGTGAAGCCGTATTTCTTGGCGTTGCTGATTATTTCCTTCATAGAGGCAATGCGGTAGATATAGCGGTCCGTTTCTTCCGGAAGATAGAGATCAAAGAAGTCCCTGCTCCCCTGGTTGGTGATTGCCTCCCTTACTCGGGCCTCACCGCAATTATACGCTGCCAGTACCAGGAGCCAATCTCCGAATTCGTCATTCAGCTTTTTCAGGTATGCCAGCGCCGAACGGGTCGACCGCACGATGCTGTAGCGCTCATCAACGCTGTCGTTGACAGTAAGGCCCTCGCGTTTTCCTGTCTCTTTGATGAACTGCCACATACCACCTGCATTCGCCTTTGAAACTGACCGGGGGTTGAGGTAGCTTTCAACGAGAGCAAGATAGATAAGGTCGGAGGGCATGTTCATTCTATTAATTTCATCGGAAAGAATGGGCCCGTACTTGACGTAGCGCTTCACAAGGATTGTCAAAAGGCCCCGGTGCTCAAGCATTTGATAGTACTCGCGCTCGAAGCGTTCCCGGACATCGTCTATACCCAGCGGAACAGGTTTATTGCAGAGCATCAGTGATTCTGGAGGAGCGGGAAAAGTCAGCAGACTGAGTAGTCCAACTTCTCTTCTGGCCACGCCGGTCTCTTTGTCGTGATCCACGGTCTTTTTCTCGATAGACTGTTGCTTTCGCTCCTTCGTCTCCGATTGGCCGTAGACTTGTCCAACCGCGAAAAGCAGCAAAGCCATACAAAAAAGCAGCGCCCGCCTCGTCATACTACTTTGCCTCTTTGACCATTCTCGCAAGAATGGTCACGCGATTTGTCATTCGTTCCATCAGCATCTTCATATCGCTGAGCAGCGCGTTAAGATTCTCATATTTCTTCCTGTAGATCGACTCCAGCTCTTTTTTCCAACCTTCCGTTATCTCGATTTCCCTTTTATTCATTTCAATCTCAAATTTTTTCTGCAGCTCTCGAACCATCTTGTGATCAACTTCCATTTGTCACCTCTCTTTCCTTCGCACGAAATACCTGTAGAAGAGAATGACCGTTATAGCCGCGGCCACAACCGCAGGGACCACGAACCTTTGATACCGCGTCACGTCCGTTACAAATATGTATATCACGTTACCAAACGAATAGCCGAGAAAGGAAAGAAAGAGTGCCCAGATGATTGCCATGAAAAAATCAATCACGAGAAATCGGGGAACGCTCATGTTGGCGCAGCCCAAAAGGATCAGAATGACTGTGCGGAAACCAGCGAGAAACCTCATTGCAAAAAGGATGAGGTGGCCGTATCGGCGTATCGCCCGATCAGCCAGGGGTGTTCGTGATCGCACTATTTGGTAGCGGTCGATAACTGTCGGACCAAACAATTTTCCCAGAAAAAAGAAGGTGCAGTCACCAACAAATGTGCCTGTGCATGCGTAGAGCACCACGCTGTTGAGGTTCAGAAAACCGAGTTTGCTGAAGATGCCGCCGAGAAGCACGGTAGTTTCACCTTCCAGGAACGTTCCGATGAATACTGCAATATAGCCATAGCGCATTATCCAGTCTTCCACATGCCACCAGTCGAAGGCGCGGTCCGGAATCTATTCTAAACAGATTTAAATTGTGGGTCAAGGAGTGACGACTGTCTGTCTTACGCGTTTCTCAGCGCTCCTGACAAGGAGAAGGCCGAGTTCATAAAGTATATAGAGGGGTCCGGCAAGCAGTGACATATTGTACACGTCAGGCGTAGGCGTGATCACGCTGGCAGCCACTACTATAAACAAGATTGCATAGCGCCGACCTCTCGCGAGCTTACGGGAGTTCACGATACCGATTTTGGAGAGCAGCAGGAGGGCGAGGGGCAACTCAAAGGCAAAGCCGAAACCGAACATCATAGCCACGCAGAAAGCGACAAGGCGTTTGATAGAGATCATCGCTTTAACCGCGCCGCCCTCGTAGCTGAGAAGAAACGCGATGCCATTCGGGAGTGCAACGAAAAAACAGAAAAGGCATCCGGTATAGAACAGCAGTATTGCTACCCCGGCAAACAGATGAGAGTGGATCTTCTTCTGCTCCAGGATCGGTCGAAACTCCCGCCATCCCACAAAAGCCGCCACCGGAACAGAGAGGAATATGCCTGTATAGATAGCCAGTTCGATGCTTGCGAAGAGAACTTCAGGTAGACTGAAATAGTAAACCTTAACGTGCACCATCCTGATGAGAAGCAGGGCAAGCTTCTTAGAAAAGAAGAAACAGAGGACGCTGGCAACGCCTGCCACGACAACGGTTCTCAAGAGTGTGCGCCTGAGAGCGTCGAGGCACGCTATGATTTCTTCCCGTCCCATCCCAGATTGACCTTTGAAGTGCCTAGCGAAATAATGTATTTCACAGCGTCCTCAACCGAAACAGGCAGAAAAGAGAGCCTGTCCTCGGGCAGAAGGAGTACATACCCGGAGGTGGGATTCGGCGTGGTCGGCACAAAGACCGAGCAAAAGGGGACTGATTCGCGGGTGAAGCGGCCCGTGACCAGCCCGAGGCAAAAAGTCCCCTCGCGCGGAAACTCTAGCATCACTACGCCTCGAAAGGATCTCAGCTTGTCGGGAGAAAACGCTTCCATGAAATCCTTGGTGGAGCCGTAGACGCTCTTTACGAAGGGAATTTTCTTCAGCAGAGCCTCGCCATACGAAAGGAACTTTTTCCCTGCGTAATTGGAAGTGACCACTCCGGTAACGTAGGCGATGATGATGAAGAGCAGAAGCCCTAAGCCCGGAATGTAAAGCGATCTGCCAAATACGCTCAGCGAAACACTTGTAAGGATGGGGGACACGAAAGCGTCAAGAAACGTCACTATAAGATAGACCGCATAAAGGCTTACCAGAACCGGAATCAGTACAAAAAGCCCGGTCAGAAGTTTCGCTTTGAAGTGTCGCGCCAATGGCATACCAGTCCTGCCCCTTCATGACATTCAGGTGGGAAGCGGCCGTCCCTCAGGCCGTCTGTTTCCGTAATCTATAATTGAACGGGAGTAAAGTCAAACGGTTCGGTGAGAGCAGGGTCATCGGGCATGAGCCAGTTGGCACATTGAAGACTTGTTACTCAAACATTGCCCTCGCGAATTCCCTCGCACGGAAAGGAATGAGATCATCCATCCTTTCGCCCACACCGACGAAACGGATAGGTAGTTTCAGCGTGTGTGCGATAGGCAGGAGAAAGCCACCCTTTGCGGTTCCATCAAGTTTCGTAACGATAATACCGGTCAGAGTGAGGGCGTCGTGAAATGCTCGCGCCTGCATAATTGCATTCTGACCATTTGTCGCGTCCACTACGAGGAAAGTTTCGTGGGGTGCTGCTGCCATCTCTTTCTGGACTACCCTCTTGATCTTCTTCATTTCCTCCATGAGGTTGATCTTGGTATGCAGGCGGCCAGCCGTATCGAGAAAAAGAACATCAATTCCCCTGGCCTTGGCCGCCAGAGTAGCGTCATAAGCCACAGCTGCAGGATCTGATCCGTCCTGGTGTTTGATTACTTCTACGCTCAGTCGGGATGCCCAGACTTCGAGCTGTTCGATTGCAGCCGCCCTGAAAGTATCGCAGGCGCCGAAGAGTACTTTCTTGTGATCCTGCAGGAAGAGATTCGCCAATTTAGCTATGGTTGTGGTTTTCCCCACACCATTTACGCCGAGCATCAGTATTACCCAGGGCTTTTCTTTCCCGGCAGTCAAGGGGACCTCGCAGGGCAGGAGGAGTTTCTCTATTTCCGCGATCATCGCCTGCTTAAGGTCTTCCTCTGTCTTTACCTGGCCCAGTTTCCATCTTTCCTTCAAGGCCGTGACCAGGAGTTCAGATGTTTCTATGCCGACATCGGCGAGGATTACCGCCTCTTCAATCGCATCGAATGCTGCATCATCGAGGGTTTTCCCCTTAACGATCCATTCTATCTGCGTTTGGAGTTGAGCCCTGGTCTTGGAAAGGCCCTCTTTTATTTTGTCGAATAAACCCATGACGAATCCAAATATACAGATTTAAGGTAAGGACTAAAGAGAAGGTTGAGGAAAGAACTAAGGGCAAAGGTTAAAGAAGACTGCTGTCCGAGGGGGAACAGACACTCTTTAGCCTGCTATATTCCTTTCCTATCTTGTCTCTTGCCTGCTGCTCTAGTTCGTAGTCGATCCTCCCGTAGAAGGACCTGAAGTCTTGTCGAAATAGCCGGTTCGGCCACTCTCGAACTGCTCGAGTGCCTGCTCGTATTCCCATATGTCGTCCTCCATCATGACTTCGAGCCGTGGAAGATCGACCTCGCCTTTCCTTACCATGAACGCAATTCGCGTGCTGTTGCTCGAAGGAAAGATACGACTATAAGAATCTATGTACGTTTTCAAGACCACCAGGCCGTCGCTCTTATTGCCCTGCTTGATGAGCACGAGAGACTTGTAGCCCATGATCCGGAACCAGGAATAGCCTTTCTTAAATTCAGGATTTGCCTCTGCTTCCCGAATGTATCGATCAGCTGCGGGCAAATCATTCATCCAGTAGTTGGTCGTTGCAGCCCATGCCAACGGTGCAACCCGCTTTTCATCATCATACGCTTTAAGGAATTCGGATCTCGCCTGCGCGTATTCCTTCACACGCCAGTCATTCTTACCCTGGAACATATGGTCATTGTAAGCCTTGTTTGAATTGATGCTGGCGCACGACGCAAGAAACAGAAGCGCAATTACGCATCCGGCGAATAAGGCTTTCCGCACACTTTGCATATCCCCTCCTCGTTGATCACCCCGATGCAGGTCCCGTCGCTGCAAAGGACCCTGTTCGAAAAGTCCAAGGCATCGGGCTCTTCAGGTTCTGGGTCGTGCTTCGCATCAGTGATAGTGCAGCCGCACTTGTAACAGAAGGAACCCAGGCGGAGTATTGTCTCTCCGCACCGCGCACACACTACGGTATCTGTTGCCTGGCCGCACTTTTCACACACCATTGTTCACCATTCCATTCGTTCCATTCACGATGCCAGTCATTTTATCTGGAATGCCTTAGTGGCCTTACCTTCATCAAATTCGACATAAAGTGTATCCTTAGGGCTTGGTATCAGCTTCCACGAAGGTCTGTATTTCCAGAGAATTTTGTTTTCAGGTGTTAAGCTTATCACGTCCGGTTCTCCTATTGCCTGCTTCACCTCAGGCTGACTCTTGCCGATCAGGGTTGTGCCACGGGGCAAGGCTTTAAATTTTTCCACCCCTTTTCCTTGTCCGCAGGCGCCGAGTGTGAGAAGGCAGACCAACAGAAAAAG
This genomic window contains:
- a CDS encoding DUF502 domain-containing protein produces the protein MPLARHFKAKLLTGLFVLIPVLVSLYAVYLIVTFLDAFVSPILTSVSLSVFGRSLYIPGLGLLLFIIIAYVTGVVTSNYAGKKFLSYGEALLKKIPFVKSVYGSTKDFMEAFSPDKLRSFRGVVMLEFPREGTFCLGLVTGRFTRESVPFCSVFVPTTPNPTSGYVLLLPEDRLSFLPVSVEDAVKYIISLGTSKVNLGWDGKKS
- a CDS encoding DedA family protein; translation: MEDWIMRYGYIAVFIGTFLEGETTVLLGGIFSKLGFLNLNSVVLYACTGTFVGDCTFFFLGKLFGPTVIDRYQIVRSRTPLADRAIRRYGHLILFAMRFLAGFRTVILILLGCANMSVPRFLVIDFFMAIIWALFLSFLGYSFGNVIYIFVTDVTRYQRFVVPAVVAAAITVILFYRYFVRRKER
- a CDS encoding lytic transglycosylase domain-containing protein; translated protein: MTRRALLFCMALLLFAVGQVYGQSETKERKQQSIEKKTVDHDKETGVARREVGLLSLLTFPAPPESLMLCNKPVPLGIDDVRERFEREYYQMLEHRGLLTILVKRYVKYGPILSDEINRMNMPSDLIYLALVESYLNPRSVSKANAGGMWQFIKETGKREGLTVNDSVDERYSIVRSTRSALAYLKKLNDEFGDWLLVLAAYNCGEARVREAITNQGSRDFFDLYLPEETDRYIYRIASMKEIISNAKKYGFTFDQKDFYKPFAVTEYVIEVKRDVHTAQIAQAMDMSYKTFRELNLHLRKYMLPKGFYYLYVPSDKKDIFLRRMRENASLSLQTGKD
- the ftsY gene encoding signal recognition particle-docking protein FtsY, with the protein product MGLFDKIKEGLSKTRAQLQTQIEWIVKGKTLDDAAFDAIEEAVILADVGIETSELLVTALKERWKLGQVKTEEDLKQAMIAEIEKLLLPCEVPLTAGKEKPWVILMLGVNGVGKTTTIAKLANLFLQDHKKVLFGACDTFRAAAIEQLEVWASRLSVEVIKHQDGSDPAAVAYDATLAAKARGIDVLFLDTAGRLHTKINLMEEMKKIKRVVQKEMAAAPHETFLVVDATNGQNAIMQARAFHDALTLTGIIVTKLDGTAKGGFLLPIAHTLKLPIRFVGVGERMDDLIPFRAREFARAMFE
- a CDS encoding twin-arginine translocase subunit TatC produces the protein MGREEIIACLDALRRTLLRTVVVAGVASVLCFFFSKKLALLLIRMVHVKVYYFSLPEVLFASIELAIYTGIFLSVPVAAFVGWREFRPILEQKKIHSHLFAGVAILLFYTGCLFCFFVALPNGIAFLLSYEGGAVKAMISIKRLVAFCVAMMFGFGFAFELPLALLLLSKIGIVNSRKLARGRRYAILFIVVAASVITPTPDVYNMSLLAGPLYILYELGLLLVRSAEKRVRQTVVTP